In Streptomyces sp. NBC_00704, a genomic segment contains:
- the rpmG gene encoding 50S ribosomal protein L33 yields the protein MARSTARPVITLRSTAGTGVSYATRKNRRNDADRLVLRKYDPVAGRHVSFREER from the coding sequence ATGGCCCGCAGCACAGCGCGCCCCGTCATCACCCTCAGGTCCACCGCCGGCACCGGCGTCTCCTACGCGACGCGCAAGAACCGCCGCAACGACGCCGACCGTCTGGTCCTGCGCAAGTACGACCCCGTCGCCGGACGGCACGTCTCCTTCCGCGAGGAGAGGTGA